Proteins encoded by one window of Taeniopygia guttata chromosome 1A, bTaeGut7.mat, whole genome shotgun sequence:
- the LOC100229115 gene encoding extracellular serine/threonine protein kinase FAM20C — MQWRMQMLFQRKLKIRFLFLLFLALLVHLVMDFALPTTHRSCGCDTKASKATGVLSGSPMPASLKKLSLRILQDFSGSNGSLEKSSQPERAGLHLRAGEPGVQQQHEEANAGWTRGSKLAALFEHPLYNIPVPEVTEKDKLFIVNPMEKFSLRSSGSDEWVSSSKAETLLPTGKTAYDTYPTWLKFHIGINRYELYPRRDPLLPTLLRDLATQRIISSVQKSGGTQLKLIMTFPNYGQALFKPMKQTRDQETPIDFFYFSDFERHNAEIAAFHLDRILDFRRIPPVSGRLVNITKEIRDITTDKKLAKTFFISPAGNVCFYGECSYYCSTEHAVCGKPDRLEGSMAALLPDKTLAKRRSWRSPWRRSYHKSKKAEWELNPNYCAQVRETPPYDSGHRLLDLIDMAILDFLMGNMDRHHYETFEKFGNDTFLLHLDNGRGFGTHSRDEPSILAPLHQCCSIKKSTYLRLQLLATQPYRLSDVLREALAADPLAPVLAEPHLQALDRRLEKVLVAVGHCLARAAHQEKVLVDDVGPWV, encoded by the exons ATGCAGTGGCGGATGCAAATGCTGTTCCAGAGGAAACTTAAAATCcgctttctctttcttctgttcTTGGCCCTTCTCGTGCACCTGGTGATGGATTTTGCTCTCCCCACAACCCACAGGTCCTGTGGCTGCGATACTAAAGCATCAAAAGCCACGGGTGTCCTGTCAGGCAGCCCCATGCCAGCCAGCCTCAAAAAGCTGAGCCTGCGAATCCTTCAGGATTTCAGTGGAAGCAACggttccttggagaaaagttcCCAGCCAGAGAGAGCGGGGCTGCACCTAAGGGCTGGAGAGCCAGGGGTCCAGCAGCAGCATGAAGAGGCAAATGCAGGGTGGACCAGGGGATCAAAGCTGGCAGCACTCTTCGAGCATCCTCTTTACAACATCCCAGTCCCAGAGGTGACAGAGAAAGACAAGCTGTTTATTGTCAACCCCATGGAGAAGTTCAGTCTGCGCAGCAGCGGGAGTGATGAATG GGTCAGCAGCAGTAAAGCCGAGACGCTCCTCCCGACAGGGAAGACAGCCTATGACACCTACCCCACCTGGCTCAAATTCCACATCGGCATCAACCGCTATGAGCTGTACCCCCGCCGGGACCCCCTGTTGCCCACGCTCCTCCGGGACTTGGCCACGCAAAGGATCATCAGCTCGG TCCAGAAGTCCGGCGGGACCCAGCTCAAGCTCATCATGACGTTCCCAAACTATGGGCAGGCCCTCTTCAAGCCCATGAA GCAGACCCGAGACCAGGAGACTCCCATTGATTTCTTCTACTTCTCAGACTTTGAGCGGCACAATGCAGAGATTGCAGCCTtccacctggacag AATCCTGGATTTCCGGCGAATTCCTCCAGTTTCTGGCCGTTTGGTCAACATAACAAAGGAAATTCGGGATATCACCACAGACAAGAAACTGGCCAAGACTTTCTTCATCTCACCAG CGGGTAACGTCTGCTTCTACGGGGAGTGCTCCTACTACTGCTCCACCGAGCACGCCGTTTGTGGCAAACCAGACCGGCTGGAGGGCTCcatggctgccctgctccctgacAAGACCCTGGCCAAGCGCCGCTCCTGGCGCAGCCCCTGGCGCCGCTCCTACCACAAGAGCAAGAAGGCTGA GTGGGAGCTGAACCCCAACTACTGCGCTCAGGTGCGAGAGACACCGCCCTACGACAGCGGCCATCGCCTCCTCGACCTCATCGACATGGCGATCCTCGATTTCCTCATGG GCAACATGGACCGGCACCACTATGAGACCTTTGAGAAATTTGGGAATGACActttcctgctccacctggacAATGGTCGCGG ctTCGGCACACACTCACGCGATGAACCATCCATCCTGGCCCCTCTCCACCAATGCTGCAG CATCAAGAAGTCGACTTACCtgcggctgcagctgctggccacCCAGCCCTACCGCCTGAGCGACGTGCTGCGGGAGGCGCTGGCCGCAGATCCACTGGCCCCTGTCCTGGCTGAGCCCCACCTGCAGGCATTAGACCGACGCCTGGAGAAGGTGCTGGTGGCGGTGGGACACTGCCTGGCCAGGGCAGCCCACCAGGAAAAGGTGCTGGTGGATGATGTGGGGCCATGGGTGTGA
- the SUN2 gene encoding SUN domain-containing protein 2, whose protein sequence is MSRRSQRLVTTRYYPGDEDATTSSSSTSLLGGTQLPFKETTGRTIRRKSSSTKRLSPTPSTQTSYYSESMMSESYLGGSRGLPALGRSLLDDDLDSSTYWGGELSTRRRRGTGDTESSKINGVLESKTYDTYTSSSGYSSEDDYAGHYYSGQSSSGSGLRTAASRVGSFLWQVFTSPVQLMRWLFSGLAGAWRRLTGTASHLDNVPFSRRYPRLKRSLLLLLLLLLLAAAAYGAWYFYPYGLSTLSLPSFPWWGAGKLSSSSDLPGAGDLTTLDQGEHRLLARFQSLEKRFEALEAELSRWELRRGAAAVTAGGEPPPGDILALLEGLVSRRDAGLKEHLHTDMANHLQGELDVLRAQVQRDLDGRLGKMAQASQEMEARLLELNSEWQSSVQEKLRGTFQQEVGKLEQEVAALRRELASLKSDQEVMGKHVKGILEQLKTVRADVEAQFPAWIGRFLAQSQQDGAAAFILQREDLQAELQALERKILAKVQEDRRLSARDAQAGIGVALRQGGTAGVTEEQVHLIVGQALKRYSEDRVGMVDYALESAGASVINTRCSETYETRTALLSLFGIPLWYHSQSPRVILQPDVNPGNCWAFRGSQGFAVIRLSGIIRPTAVTLEHIPKVLSPQGTIPSAPKDFAVYGLKEEGEEEGLLLGQFTYNHDGDPIQTFYLEGDSMGTYQLVELRVLSNWGHPEYTCIYRFRVHGEPAH, encoded by the exons ATGTCCCGCCGCAGCCAGCGCCTTGTCACCACCCGCTATTACCCCGGGGACGAGGATGCCAcgaccagcagcagcagcacatctcTGCTGGGTGGGACACAGCTCCCCTTCAAGGAGACCACCGGCAG GACGATCAGGAGGAAATCGAGTAGCACAAAGCGCCTCTctcccacccccagcacccaAACCTCCTACTATAGCGAGTCCATGATGAGCGAGTCCTACCTGGGGGGCAGCCGgggcctccctgccctgggtcGCTCCCTGCTGGATGATGACCTGGACAGCAGCACTTACTGGG GTGGAGAGCTCTCCACCAGGAGGAGAAGAGGCACAGGGGACACCGAGTCCAGTAAGATCAATGGAGTGCTAGAGAGCAAGACGTATGACACCTACACATCTTCATCTGGGTACTCCTCAGAGGATGACTATGCTG GTCACTATTACTCAGGCCAGAGTAGCTCTGGGTCAGGTCTGAGAACTGCAGCCTCCCGGGTGGGCTCCTTCCTCTGGCAGGTCTTCACCTCCCCAG TTCAGCTCATGAGGTGGCTGTTctcggggctggcaggggcctGGCGCCGCCTCACTGGCACAGCTTCCCACCTGGACAACGTCCCCTTCTCCAG GCGCTACCCACGTCTGAAgaggtccctgctgctgctgctgctcctcctgctcctcgcTGCTGCCGCCTACG GAGCTTGGTACTTCTACCCGTATGGGCTGTCGACACTCAGCCTGCCTTCCTTCCCATGGTGGGGAGCTGGAAagctttcctcctcctctgatCTTCCTGGGGCAGGGGACCTGACCACGCTGGACCAG GGGGAACACCGACTCCTGGCTCGCTTCCAGTCCCTGGAGAAGCGCTTTGAGGCACTGGAGGCCGAGCTGTCACGGTGGGAGCTGCGGcgtggggcagcagcagtgacagcaggggGAGAACCACCCCCGGGGGACATCCTTGCACTGCTGGAGGGGCTGGTGAGCCGCCGGGACGCGGGGCTGAAGGAGCATCTCCACACCGACATGGCCAACCACCTCCAG GGTGAGCTGGATGTGCTCCGAGCCCAGGTGCAGAGGGATTTAGATGGGCGCCTGGGCAAGATGGCACAAGCTTCCCAG GAGATGGAAGCGCGCTTGCTGGAGCTGAACTCGGAGTGGCAGAG CTCAGTACAGGAGAAGCTGCGAGGGACCTTCCAGCAGGAGGTGGGcaagctggagcaggaggtggcAGCGCTAAGGAGGGAGCTGGCAAGCCTCAAGTCAGACCAGGAGGTGATGGGGAAGCATGTGAAGGGGATACTGGAGCAGCTGAAGACAGTGCGGGCTGAT GTGGAAGCGCAGTTCCCAGCGTGGATTGGTAGGTTCCTGGCACAGTCCCAGCAGGatggtgctgctgccttcatCCTCCAGCGGGAAGACTTGCAAGCAGAGCTCCAGGCTCTGGAGCGCAAGATCCTTGCAAAAGTCCAGGAGGACCGGAGACTGTCAGCACGGGATGCTCAGGCTGGTATTGGAGTGGCCCTGCGGCAAGGAGGGACTGCAGGAGTGACAGAGGAG caaGTGCATCTCATCGTGGGCCAGGCCCTGAAGCGCTACAGCGAGGACCGTGTGGGGATGGTTGACTATGCCCTCGAGTCAGCAG GGGCCAGCGTCATCAACACTCGCTGCTCAGAGACCTACGAGACACGGACAGCGCTGCTGAGCTTGTTCGGCATCCCCCTGTGGTACCACTCGCAGTCCCCCCGTGTCATCCTGCAG CCAGATGTCAACCCTGGGAACTGCTGGGCATTTCGTGGCTCCCAGGGCTTTGCTGTCATCCGCCTCTCTGGCATTATCCGCCCCACGGCCGTGACACTGGAGCACATCCCAAAAGTCCTCTCACCACAGGGGaccatccccagtgcccccaaGGACTTTGCTGTCTAT GGTTtaaaggaagaaggagaggaggagggcCTTCTCCTTGGACAGTTCACCTACAACCATGATGGTGACCCCATCCAAACATTTTACTTGGAG GGTGACTCCATGGGCACATACCAGCTGGTGGAGCTCCGGGTGCTGAGCAACTGGGGCCACCCCGAATACACCTGCATCTACCGCTTCCGTGTGCATGGGGAGCCAGCGCACTGA